The genomic segment GCGGAGTGCGCGGAGACGGCGGGCGCCGAGGGCGCGGCCTCTCCACCGGGCGGCCTCCGCGGTCTGGCGGAGCGGGGCGGTACCTCGCAGCGCGTGATGCAGGCAGCCCGTCTGCCGGCCGCGTACGGGGGCGAGGAGGAGCGCCGGGCGCGGGCGGAAGGCAGGGCATAGCTTTCACGGCCGCCCGCCCGGCTCTTGCCCGGCTCCCGTCCGGCTCCCGAATGGCCGGACACGGTACCGGGCGCCAGCGCTCACAGCCGGAAGAGGGCCGGACCGGGCCCCGACGGATTCGGACCGGACCAGTACCGGACTCGGTCGGACCGGACCCATAGCGAACCTGTATCGGACTCGGATCGGACTCGGATGGAAATCACACCCGCGGTCGGAGAGCACCCTGCCCCGAGCGCGGACCAGACTCTGCCCCTGAGCTCCCCATGCCCGACAATTCCGGTCAGCACATGCCCGAAAAGCGACGAAAGGCGACTAGATCCACACTTAACCCATCGGTCACAATGCGTTCGTGATCAGGCAACACCACTCGGTCACAGTGAAGGCATGACTGATGTGACATCCGCCAAGACCGCCCGCCGCCCCCACCACTGGCGGCGGGACCTGATCGAGCTCGCCGCCCTGTTCACCGCCGTGGCGGTGGCCGACGTCGTCGCGAACCTCATCGGGCACCAGCCCGACGGCCCGTATCTGCTCGCCGCCTCGGCGGTGGCCCTGACCGCCACCGCCACCTTCCACACCTGGTGGGCACGGAGGTACAGCCACGCCCCACCTCCCGAGGGCGGGGACTCCGTATCCGGCGGTACAGCCGTCGGGTACGGCGCCGAGCTCGGCCTGAACCTGTCCTTCGAGGCCTCGCCCGCCCTCGACGAGACGGTTCTGTGGCGGATGCGGACGACGGTCCAGGACACGCCCGGCAGCCTGGCGGCGCTGTGCATCGCGCTCGCCCGTCTCCGTATCGACATCCTGACCCTCCAGACGCACCCGCTGGCGGACGGCACCGTCGACGAGTTCCTGCTGCGTGCGCCCTCGTCGTTGAGCGCCTCCGAGCTGACCCGGGAGGTCTCCGCCGCCGGCGGAGCGTCCACCTGGATCGAGCGGGCCGACGCCCACGATCTGGTGGACACCCCGACGCGGGTTCTGGGGCTGGCCACGCGTACCGCGCTGGACGCGGCGGAACTTCCGCTCGCCCTCCGTCAGCTGCTGGGCCGCTGCACCATCCACTCGTTGCCGGCGGTCTCCGTGACCGGCCGGATCACCGGCGCTGAGGGCACCCCCGTGGAAGGGGTGCTGGAAGAGACGGTCATGCGGCTGCGCGACCCCTCCGGCGGCGTGATCACGGTGGAGCGTCCGTATCTGCCGTTCACGCCCACCGAGTTCGCCCGGGCCCGCGCTCTCGTCGAACTCGACGCGCGCCTCGGCCCCCGCGTCCCCCGCAGCGAGGACATCCTCACGCTGGCCGAGGGTCCCGAGATCACCGTGCGCCGGGCGGACCAGAGCGACCTCACCGCAGCACGCGAGATGCACGACCGCTGCTCGGCCCGCACCCTGGGACTCCGGTACCACGGCCCCGTCGCGGACGCGGACCGCTACCTCGACCACCTGCTCAGCCCGCGCTTCGGCCGCACCCTCTCCGTACAGACCGACTCGGGACGGATCGTCGCACTCGGCCACCTCCTCTGGGACGGTGACGAGACCGAGGTCGCCCTCGTCGTCGAGGACGACTGGCAGCGGCGCGGAGTCGGTTCCGAGTTGCTGCGGCGGCTGGTCGGTCTGGCCGCCGAGGCCGGTTGCGACTCCGTCTACGCCGTCACCCAGGCCGACAACACCGGCATGGTCGCGGCGATGCGCGGGCTCGGTCTGCCCCTCGACTACCAGATCGAGGAAGGCACCCTGGTGATCACGGCACGGCTGGCCTCCCGCCGCGCCACGGTCACGTCCCCGTCCATGGCGGCGGACGGCACCCTCCCCCTGGAGCCCCCCGAGTACCGCTGAGCACCCCGAGTTCCGCTGAGCACCACTGAGCACCCCGAGCACGCTGAGCACCCCGAGCACCGCCGACCACCCTGAACGGCACCCACCCGAAGTCCGGCCACCGCGCTGATCCGGCCAATCGCACAGTCGATTCCCGGACGCTCCCTGCGGTGCGGGAGGAACCCCGCACCGCAGGGAGCCGGTGCGTTCCGAGGTGGCTCCGGACGCCGTGGTCAACCCCCCGCTCCGGTCCCGCGCAGAACCAGGGTGACGAGAAGTCGGTTCGCGTACGAGGATGTCCGCATGTCAGACACTTCGAACAGCGCGCTGCCCCGTCAGGTCGCCGACGCCTACGTCGACGCAATCATCGATCTCGACCCGATCCTCGGTACGTATCTGGGCGTCCCGGCAAGCTACCGCAGCCTGCCCGACTTCTCGCCCGAAGGCCAGCAGGCCATCGCCGACCTCGCCCGTGCCACGCTGGTGAAGCTGGACGCGGCGGAGCTGCTTCCGGGCGCCGACAGCGACGCCGAGCGCCGCTGCGGCAGGCTGTTGCGTGAACGCCTCACCGCCGAGATCGCCGTCCACGACGCGGACGAGCATCTGCGAGCCGTCTCCAACCTGCACTCCCCGGCCCACAGCGTCCGGGAGATCTTCACGGTGACGCCCACCGAGACGGACGAGGACTGGGCCGCGGTCGTCGACCGGCTGCGCGCCGTTCCGGAGGCGCTCGCGGGTTACCGTGCCTCGCTCGCCCTCGGCCTCGAACGGAAGCTGCACGGCGGCCCCCGTCCCGCCGCCACGTTCGTCGAGCAGCTGACGGCCTGGGTGGGCGGCGACGGCGAGGGAGCGGGGTTCTTCGCGGACTTCGTCGCGCCCGGCCCCGACGCGCTCCGCGAGGAGCTGGACGGTGCCGCCCGCGTCGCCACCGAGGCGCTGGTGGCCCTGCGCGCCTGGATGAACGAGGTGTACGCCCCCGCGATCGAGGGCTCGCCCGACACCGTGGGCCGCGAGCGGTACGCCCGCTGGTCGCGTTACTTCAACGGTACCGATCTGGACCTGGACGAGGCGTACGCGTACGGCTGGTCCGAATACCACCGGCTGCTCGCCGAGATGAAGACCGAGGCGGCGAAGATCCTTCCCGGGGCGGGTCCCTGGGAGGCGCTCGCGCACCTCGACGTCCACGGCAAGCACATCGAGGGCGTGGACGAGGTCCAGAAGTGGCTCCAGGGCCTGATGGACGAGGCCATCGACGCACTCGACGGCACGCATTTCGAACTCGCCGAGCGGGTACGGAAGGTGGAGTCGCGGATCGCCCCGCCCGGAGGCGCCGCCGCCCCCTACTACACCGGCCCCTCCGAGGATTTCTCCCGCCCGGGCCGCACCTGGCTGCCGACGATGGGCGAAACCCGCTTCCCCGTCTACGACCTGGTGTCCACCTGGTACCACGAGGGCGTGCCGGGCCACCACCTCCAGATCGCCCAGTGGACCCATGTCGCCTCCTCGCTCTCCCGCTACCAGGCGTCGGTCGGCCAGGTCAGCGCCAACGCGGAGGGCTGGGCGCTGTACGCGGAGCGGCTCATGGACGAGCTCGGCTTCCTGCCGGACGCCGAACGGCGGCTCGGCTACCTGGACGCGCAGATGATGCGCGCCTGCCGGGTCATCGTGGACATCGGCATGCACCTGGAGCTGGAGATCCCGGCGGAATCGCCGTTCCACCCGGGTGAGCGGTGGACCCCTGAGCTGGCACAGGAGTTCTTCGGCGCCCACAGTGGCCGCCCGGCGGACTTCGTGGAGAGCGAGCTGACCCGCTACCTCTCCATGCCGGGTCAGGCGATCGGCTACAAGCTCGGTGAGCGTGCCTGGCTGCTGGGCCGCGAGAACGCCCGCGCGGCCCATGGGGACGCCTTCGACCTCAAGGCCTGGCACATGGCGGCCCTGTCGCAGGGGTCGCTGGGCCTGGACGACCTGGTCGAGGAGCTCTCCAAGCTCTGATCCCGGACGGTCCCGTCGGCGCGACGGTCGTCCCCCGTGGGACCTCGACCGGTGCACGGCGCGGGCCGGGCGGCGGCAACGCCGTCCGGCCCGCGCCCGGCACCACCCCGCGGCACCCTCGATCCCCGGCCGTCAGTACCCCGCGGCACCCTCGTTCCCGGCCGTCAGTACC from the Streptomyces sp. NBC_01335 genome contains:
- a CDS encoding DUF885 domain-containing protein, whose protein sequence is MSDTSNSALPRQVADAYVDAIIDLDPILGTYLGVPASYRSLPDFSPEGQQAIADLARATLVKLDAAELLPGADSDAERRCGRLLRERLTAEIAVHDADEHLRAVSNLHSPAHSVREIFTVTPTETDEDWAAVVDRLRAVPEALAGYRASLALGLERKLHGGPRPAATFVEQLTAWVGGDGEGAGFFADFVAPGPDALREELDGAARVATEALVALRAWMNEVYAPAIEGSPDTVGRERYARWSRYFNGTDLDLDEAYAYGWSEYHRLLAEMKTEAAKILPGAGPWEALAHLDVHGKHIEGVDEVQKWLQGLMDEAIDALDGTHFELAERVRKVESRIAPPGGAAAPYYTGPSEDFSRPGRTWLPTMGETRFPVYDLVSTWYHEGVPGHHLQIAQWTHVASSLSRYQASVGQVSANAEGWALYAERLMDELGFLPDAERRLGYLDAQMMRACRVIVDIGMHLELEIPAESPFHPGERWTPELAQEFFGAHSGRPADFVESELTRYLSMPGQAIGYKLGERAWLLGRENARAAHGDAFDLKAWHMAALSQGSLGLDDLVEELSKL
- a CDS encoding GNAT family N-acetyltransferase, which gives rise to MTDVTSAKTARRPHHWRRDLIELAALFTAVAVADVVANLIGHQPDGPYLLAASAVALTATATFHTWWARRYSHAPPPEGGDSVSGGTAVGYGAELGLNLSFEASPALDETVLWRMRTTVQDTPGSLAALCIALARLRIDILTLQTHPLADGTVDEFLLRAPSSLSASELTREVSAAGGASTWIERADAHDLVDTPTRVLGLATRTALDAAELPLALRQLLGRCTIHSLPAVSVTGRITGAEGTPVEGVLEETVMRLRDPSGGVITVERPYLPFTPTEFARARALVELDARLGPRVPRSEDILTLAEGPEITVRRADQSDLTAAREMHDRCSARTLGLRYHGPVADADRYLDHLLSPRFGRTLSVQTDSGRIVALGHLLWDGDETEVALVVEDDWQRRGVGSELLRRLVGLAAEAGCDSVYAVTQADNTGMVAAMRGLGLPLDYQIEEGTLVITARLASRRATVTSPSMAADGTLPLEPPEYR